The DNA segment ttatgcccttcaccTCCACAATTTTCACATGACACCTTGTACTTCTTTGACTTTATTTCATCAAATATTTTATATCTTTCCTTGTGAGGTCTCTCTGGCTGCCTTTTATCTCCCGCAGGTGGCTTTACTACCTTATCCAAAATATGTTGTGGCACATCCCATTTGCTTTCATCAGGAAGAGGATTTACTGGCATTTCATAGGTAAGCAGAAGGCTCTTCCTTGTGTAATACGGAGAGCAATAGTTTTCGTATGTTTCCTTCCTGTGCCTTAATGCTGCCAAAGCATGCGCACATGGaagttcatcaagttggaattttCCGCAGCTACATTTCTTGGTTTCTAGACACACAATGTACCGCTTCACACCATCTAACACAGTATGTAAATGAtctgttgaagccctcacctacaaTTGAAGAACAAACATTAATAATAATATATCAATCATTTAAAAGGATTGTCCACAACTTACCTACAAATCAGCTACAAATACattacaacttatctacaatctACAATTACCCACAATTtgactacaatttatctacaatctgGAAACAATGCATAttaagcaatttttttttttgcacaaAACAAACAGATCTTACCCTTAGTTTCTGAGATAATGTATTATTTTCATCCTATTCTTTGTTGAATTTGTACCCAAGGTATGTGAAAGTACcctttgcctttaataacttctCTTTCGTCCAACGTTCAAGAAGCGTCCTCATATACTCTAATAGATCATATATTGGCAGCTCTCTTGCCTCTTTTGTTATAGCATTCAACGACTCAGCAATGTTTGATGTCATAGTAGAAGTTCTATTTACCGTTGCATGTACTCTTGTccatctatgatagccaatatcaTATAGGTAAGATTTCACACGGGGGTCTACCTCTTCAATCTTCaacatcctttcattaaattcatccagAGTGTATGATCGTGCTGTAGCAAAGTACAATTCATGTAATTGTAAATGTCCCTTCTTGAATTTGGAccttatatttgtccaaatatgccacatgcaagagTAGTGTGGCATGCCCGGATAGACAATTGATGTTGCCTTCAGTATACTCTCATTCCTATCTGAAACAACACACATTGAAGTTTTTTCACCATATGCCTCCTCGAATTGCTCAAAGACCACTTCCAAGACGCGTCGTTTTCAGAATCAACCACAACATATGCCAAGGGAAATATAGTACCTACATttttaattcataaaatattaattGGAAGCAATGAAAaggtatataaaaatataattaaacaaCAACTACAATATATATTCAGAATATAGACAATTTATCTACACTTTTTTCCTTTagctacaaaataactacaatttaactacattTTATAGACTGCCTACAAAATAACAACAAAATTATTACATTATTTACCTGCTGCATCCATGGTGCTTGTTGTAAGCATAATCCCCCTGTAGGCTGACTTTAAGAATGTCCCATCAACCACTACTACTGGCCTACAATGTTGCCAACCACTTATTGAtgtacaaagagcaacaaatgcgtATAAGAAACAATCATCTGCTGCCTTCTTCAATTTAACAACAGAACCAGGATAAGTCTcctcaagaatataaaaatatttgggtAATTTATTGTAGGATTCAGACGGattccctctcaaaaactgtaaagccttttccttggctctccatgcttgcatgtagcttaggTTCAGTCCATGTTCGGATAACATGTCGGTTTGTATGTCCTTTGGTGTGTAAACAGTCTTAGGATCACAATACTTTGGAACGACCATGCTACCAACTACAACTGCAGTACGTTTGCGCTGTATGAATATTTCGTCCAATAAGGAGCATGTGTGTTGTCGGCTGAAACTCCTTATTTTTAACATTGCCGAATCATTAATTGACGTTACCTTGAAGTGCCATTTACAGTTTTCAGCAACGCATATAAGCCAGTAGCTACAaaaaaaatacaatatttaaTACAGGCTATAGATGTAGAAGCAACAAAAAAGACTGTTTTAACACAAATTCGTAAAAAACTACAAttaactacaatttaactacaattaaactacaatttaTAAAAACCACATATCTTCACTAAAACACTGCTTTTACTGATATATTCTCCACAAATAAATCCATACATTCTATGACTAGATCTTTTTACTCTGAACTGGAACTTGTGCATCACAGAAAAATTCTTCATTGCAGCAGCTACAGTTTGCTTGTCCTGATAAACTTGTCCTTCTTCAATATATGTTTGCGTAGATTCAGTTATTATTTTACTTTGATATTCCTCTATAGCTGGTGAGGATGGAAATTCAAGTAAGTTTAGGGATCCAGACGAACCTGCAGCAACATAGAGATAAATGTAGTAACTATGTAGATAATTTTGAAAACAACATTGCTTTATGAGCTTCagtacattgtttaatatagttaATTTGTAGATAAATGTTGTAATATTGTAGATAACACACTAACACAATAACTCTCTGCAATGTCGAATTAAACATACTTGCACTTGTGCTATCGTTGGTGATtgccaattccatattgaaatctctTACGCTTATACATAAATGATACGAACCTAAGTTCTTATTCTCCTTTTTGGTCTCCATATACACACGAACCCCCATATCATTCCTAATCTCCATTGGAGGACAATTTTCGTttacaatgtatttgatttctacaATTTATCCGATGTATCAATCGATAGTTGTTCTGCAATTGTAGAAATCAGAATTCCGTAGCTTGCATTCTCATCTACCACAATGGCATCAACTTCAAAATCTCTAAATCTGCCATAGTGATCCCAATTTCCATTCAATTTTAGCAttattgggatttttgacatgaTTTCGTGTAGTTGAAAGAAAAAAGATGAAGAACATATATAGGTTCGACAATTTGAGTACTGAGGTCGATGGAAAACAATTTTGAATTCTACAATTTGTGTTGCGTTGTAGAATTTGTAAAAGCAATTTGACTACTGGAGCTTATGAAGCTTGCGTTGTTTTAGAATTGTAGTGAATGAGAGAATTACGCAGCAATGAGATCTCTTTCCATTTCAAAATTCGAATTTAATGTGGAAAGAATCAAACGCAGATTTCGTGCCTTCTTTTTAGCGCGTTTTAAATGACAGCATCTTCCTAATTATGGATTGGTATATTAATTGTAGTAAAAGTGTGGACTGGGCGGGTAATtaacaaattatgaacatttttggtaataaggtttcatatatggtatagatagaaAAAAATtccattatttaatttactaatgttaatggctataaaacttgtTGGAACATTCAAATGTTTTAAgttcaaccttgaaataataccttaaaagataaaattatgaaaattttgaagaaatatttataaattacatcacaataagtatatttatatattaaatatatctaaaatttctatatatgtaatgtcggattggtttggtttcggtttgactttctttagttaaaaccaaactaaACCAATTATGATCGGGTTtctttttccaacaccaaaccaaatcaaaccaaaccatggTTGAGTTTTTTTTCTtggtttgactcgaattatcgggtTGATGCGATTTGTCGGTTTCCTTCGTACACCCCTATCTACATATATTCCTGCTTTTTTTACTTCATCTTGTAAGAAACGACGGAGAAGAACGGTGATTTTTACAAGTACATTGTTGTATTCATTACCATCGATTGAGTATTTTATATAAAATTaactagttatatatatatatatatatatatatatatatatatatatatatatatatatatcattatcATATACTTCCAAATATTATCACAAAATCATAGAAATGTAATTGAATGCTATAGGATTAGTTATCCTATAGAAAATGTTGatgccttatttattttaaataaatatccttttaaaaaattatatttcataACTACCTTATgattttttatagccaaatatctatttatggtcacctcctacctttaagccataaaataaggtttgtattatttttctctctcatatcCCCTACCCCATATCtattctccctctctctctctacttACCCTACCAGCTCTTCTCCGCCTCCGAACGCCTCCACGCTTCTCTCTAGCCATGCATCCCTCTCATAACCAACTGGATCAAATCGCCTCCGACCCCATTACAAGTAGATAAGGCCTTAAAAGTCGTCTCCACACGCCGGTTCAGCGAGGAGAAAGAGAGTGAAATTGTGCTTGGGAATACTGAATTTAAGGACTTCGCGGTGGAGGTATTTGCAGACGTTGCCGTTTCGGGGGCTGGGAAAGAGCCTTTGAAGCGGGTTCCATTGGGGGATTTTGGGATTGTTGGTGTTGGTGGGTGGTGAAGCCCGGAAAAGAATTGGTTGCGGCAGCAATTGGTGCTTATGCGCTTGGTGTTGCCACTTCGCTATACGTAAGCTTAGgattgttcttgaacaaagaagACGGAGttgggggctgagcaacttgaattttttgttaatatatttcaatgtatcttgcTATATTTCATTGtgttcattgttttttttttcattgtatttcaatgtatctcgttgtattttatgtatttcattgtattcattattttttttttcattgtatttcaatgtatcccgctgtattctatgtatttcattgtattcactgtctcgctatattccatgaatgtattcatatatttttttaattaatataatttatgtattcagatgtattttaCAATTTCTCTGAAGATAGCTATGTTTTTTgggtgtttttcggttgagaatcttttttataactgaaaatacataatttgtgtgttatattaggagtctattatgttaattgatttacTTTCCATTTAAAAACAGTGCAATCCCATGTTTCATGCCGTGAATACatttgaatacagtcgaatacaataatcagtccagctgtaatcccatgtttcacgtcatgaatacactcgaatacaataatctgtccagttgtaatcccatgtttcacgtcatgaatacactcgaatacactcaaatacaaaaatctgtctagctgtaatcccttGTTTTACGCTtagaaatgctactgtattcatgaatatagtagcttaaatacatcgaatataCTCTAAATTTTTTAAAAACATAGCTATatgaagtaatatagtaaatgatagctacaactagctaataaccactaaaataTAGTGGTTTCTAAAAGTTTCTCAATGccatatatctatatctatagaCAAAATGTTGAATATGTCAATAGTGACCTATTCCGGGGCTTAGGTCTAATGGTAAAAGAATAATGCGTGATGAATGGGATACATTCGGATCCTGCCACAATAATTTACAAGCCAAAAATTTAAATGAAGGGTAGAACTAAGGGGATCCACTATCTATTGAGTTTTGAATTGCGTGTTGCTGATTTTCTTTCGGGGTTGAATTGGGTAAATTTCACAAATGGTCATATACTTATGATATTTTTCCATCAAAGTTATATAACTTTGTTTTCTcacaaaaaaaacataaaatttttCATTAACTCACATAAAAATCATAATGACCGAAAAACGAAATTTTTTGGTAGTATTTTCTTATTCgaggttttttattttttattttcagtcTAATATATAAtaactcaattaaaataaaaaacataTATTTTAGCCACTCTAAAAAATAATAGCcgataaaaaatatttatatatataagtatatgtctgtgtattatatacatataatatacatattctATAAAAAAATTTCTAACAAATACAATTAGTTTCAGCCGATcggttaattttatatttttttccttAAAATAGGAATGACTCAACCCAACCTGAACCAATATCCATATgcataaattaaaataatattaaaagtgaATCCTttcctacaaaaaaaaaaaacttagcttGGTATGCATGAGATTCAGACAAAAAAAAGGTATAACTCTAGagcactaaaaataaaaatactgtcAATTTCAAatgaaaatcttgaaaaaaaataaGATAGAAGTATCATATTTTGAAAGATTCACTTATATATATAATGTTGGGCAAGTAGCGAGCAGAAAATGTTGGGTTTTGTGATCGTTACTAGGAATAAATGTAGAGGAGTGCCACACCCTTCGCGCCCGATTGCCTAATCAAAGCCAAAACGTTCAACTTATTTTGAATGGGTCACCAATTAAACTCAGTTTGGTTTCAAATCAGTCGTCTGGTTTCAAATCAAATAACAGGGACAACTTTAAAATTATACGATCTGGTTTCAAATTAACCGTTCATTCAACACTGCTATAACCTCTACACGAAATCGTCAAATGACCACAAATCTCACCAAATCTCAAACAAAAGATTGAATTTGTTAAATAAATACTAGAATTTAAAAATAGTTGACAATTTCACAGCAAACATTTTAATCATGATTTTTATCTTTATTCTTCACTGTTATCCCAGCCACTAATAAAAGCACGTTTAACAATAAGAAACAAATGATTCATAGTCAATAGGTCATTAAAATTTTCATATTAATTGATCCTCTTACTTGTGAAATAGGGTGGTGGGCGGAAATATCTACGCAGAGACTGGACGATTGAGAATCCAACATGCGTGGTTCGATTTTGCAAGGGATAATACTCATAATAAGTGGCGGAGTCAAGATCTCCAGGAAAGgggtttaaatttttttttggtaGTTAGTGAAAATTAAACATATGACCTTATGaaagttttgaacccccttgaccacttaactacacttttggattgtgttaagtgagttcaaaacttaatatataaaggTAAAcaacagattttgccttatatatacagtgtaatttttcagCGAATGGAGTTCGGATGAACCCCCTTCCGCCCCCCTAAATCCGCCACTGCTCATAATAGTACTTTTGGTCCCTTTTAATTTTAGCCCTTGTGATATTTGATTATACATATTTAACCTCCAATTAACTGAAACATACacttttgatccttttacctatGAATATTCACAGATTTAACACATTTATTAATTGTTATTACAACTTAATTACTCATGTATTGTGTTAAGTTTGTATTTTTACTCCATATCTAACaataatataattttaaaaatagttcAAAAATAACATATTTCTTACATAAAGGGACCAAAAATATTCATTGAATTGGAATTATGATAATATCGAATTCTCTTTTTGTCACTCATTACCGAGAGGAAGAATCACTATCTATTTATCCATATATGTATCAATAAATGTGGTTCCAAGGATCGATCGATTGCTCCTCACAAGATCTAAAGGAGGAGAGAGGGATTATGTCCGCGCCTGGGCTGGGGACCTATCGGCCAACTATTCCTTTTTTGAATAGAAAGAAAGGATGATCGTCGGTTAAATGTGCTTTGTCAAATATCacagtcaaaaatcaaaatttattaaCAATTGAGGGACCAAAAGTGTTATTATCGCATTTTGCAATAATATGTGTCCGTGTTAGATTTATTGATGAGGAGGGGCTGCCAAACTTGTAGATATATAGTTAAACGTCATTTAATAGCATCATAAAATTCTCTTTATCTATGGAAATTATGAACAATAAATTGTCAGCAATGTTCAATTTCTTCACATGCCTATAGTATGTGTAGTAACAAAATAAATTTGAGCATAATTGAATACTAATGTGATTCTAACATATACTTTATTAAGTAGCTTTGTGCATATTGGGTTGGTTTTTATGGAGTAGAAAATATATCAGGCGCCATTAACTTCTCTTTTTGGTTAAAAAATAAGGAGCCTGAGATATTTATTTGAAATCTAATTTAGTCTGATTTGGGTTTTTACATTAGGgttcttaaaaagaaaaaagatgctcctgcaaaaatatttttttaaaaaggacgATAATTTAACCGAAGCAAAACATGATGAGATTATGAATTAATGTAGTAGTTACAACTTAGATTTTGTTTTTGTCTACCGAATGCATAAATTAATTTTTGACGCGTTTTCTATAATTTGATCGACTTACAAAGTTACCCACATTTGAGGATATCAATTATAGGAGATATATAGTACTTTCAAAATTAGGCACCCATTATTTTTCTGTCATTTTGAGCATAACCTAAATTTGCTCTTCTAAACATTTTGACCATTTTGAGCtgcatatata comes from the Nicotiana sylvestris chromosome 4, ASM39365v2, whole genome shotgun sequence genome and includes:
- the LOC138889267 gene encoding uncharacterized protein; the protein is MEIRNDMGVRVYMETKKENKNLGSYHLCISVRDFNMELAITNDSTSASSSGSLNLLEFPSSPAIEEYQSKIITESTQTYIEEGQVYQDKQTVAAAMKNFSVMHKFQFRVKRSSHRIYWLICVAENCKWHFKVTSINDSAMLKIRSFSRQHTCSLLDEIFIQRKRTAVVVGSMVVPKYCDPKTVYTPKDIQTDMLSEHGLNLSYMQAWRAKEKALQFLRGNPSESYNKLPKYFYILEETYPGSVVKLKKAADDCFLYAFVALCTSISGWQHCRPVVVVDGTFLKSAYRGIMLTTSTMDAAGTIFPLAYVVVDSENDASWKWSLSNSRRHMVKKLQSRSYTLDEFNERMLKIEEVDPRVKSYLYDIGYHRWTRVHATVNRTSTMTSNIAESLNAITKEARELPIYDLLEYMRTLLERWTKEKLLKVRASTDHLHTVLDGVKRYIVCLETKKCSCGKFQLDELPCAHALAALRHRKETYENYCSPYYTRKSLLLTYEMPVNPLPDESKWDVPQHILDKVVKPPAGDKRQPERPHKERYKIFDEIKSKKYKVSCENCGGEGHNKRTCKNAPKKK